TTAGTCGAGCTCTCCGTTCTCGTAGGCATCAATGAATGTTGCACTCAAGTATTCCTTTTCTGAGACAACTTCCAGTCTTGAAGGGTGCAGGTGAGATTGCCGTGATACCAGAAAGGTATTGTGTTCCGAGAATTCGTTTATGGTTCTGGCGTTATGACTGGACATGATCACCTGAGACGCCACTTTGCTGTTTTCAAATGCCTTGCGGCATGCGGTGATAAAGTGACTGAGTTCTGGCAGTGACACATAGTTGTCCGGCTCGTCCCACAGACAGAGTACCGATTCTTCGTTGGTGATGGCGGCCAGCACGGTTGCCGTGAGGAAGTAGATTTTTTCACCATCAGACAGCTGCTGGAAGTTCAATTCCACGCTCTTGCCTGCGGGATCATTGAACTTGAAAACCAGTTCTTTTTCATCGCGGCCTGTGGTGACAAATTTGAAGCTGCCAAAATCGGGCATGCGTAGCTGCATGAAATCGGCAATATCGGTATAGAGTGCCGGATAAACTGCCAGTTGATGACGCACCCAATCCAGCGTGTTGTTGGCATTGCGGCTCAGATAAGCTGTTTCGTCTTTACTTGCCGCATCGAACCCGCTGGGCACCGGCGATAGTACTAGAATATTGGCAAGCCATTCACGAAAGCGTGCAATGGGTTCATCATCATTACGCGTAGAGATCAATGGCAAGCCTACATGGTGCCAGTCTAGAGTAAACTCTGCATTTCGACCCAGTTGAGTCTTTCCACACTCGCGTTGATAGTTGGTTCTACCGTTAACCTTGAAGGATTCTTGCCTGACTCTGGGCTGGCTGAAGTTTTCCGGTAGTTCTATTTCCAGAACATATTCATATACTTGGTTGCCAAGTGTGGCATTGATTTCAAGACTAATGGGTTTGTAGGTCTCGCCAAACGCAAAATCGCTTACTTTGATCAGATCTTTCAGCTGAGTTACACCACGGCCTATCTGCTGCAATACCTCAAGTGCATCAAAAAAACTGGACTTACCCGCACCGTTACGACCCAGCAGCAACACTGAGTGCTGATCTTTCAAACTGAGCTTGAAGTTCTGCAGGCAACGAAAATGATGGATATAAACAGTGTTCAGCATGGGCTAACATACCTAAGCTTTGATGCGTAAGTTATTGCGGTGACTCTAGCACAGCCGTCGATACTTGAGTGCCATCGAGTGTGTAGATTGTACCCGTGTGTTGGCAGGTAGCCTGCCCTTGCCCTGTCAGCGGCAGATCCAGCTGTTCGCCAAACTCGCTCATCCAGCCGATCTGTTTGGCGGGCACGCCGACCATCAGCGCATAGGCGGGCACATCTTTGTTGATAACCGCACCTGCGCCAATAAAGGCGAACTCACCGATGGTGACACCACAGACGATGGTACAGTTGGCGCCCAAAGTGGCACCTTTTTTAACCCGAGTGTCGCGGTATTCGCTTTTGCGCTCAATCAGTGAGCGGGGGTTATACACATTGGTGAATACCATGCTCGGGCCGCAGAAAACGCCCTCTTCCAGATGCACGTTATCGTAGACGGATACGTTGTTCTGAATTTTGCAGTGATCGCCAATGGTAACCTTGTTGCCGACAAAGACGTTTTGGCCAAGGGACACGCCCTTGCCAATTTTAGCCCCGCCACAGACATGTACGAAGTGCCATACGCGTGAGCCTTCACCGATCTGGGCGCCTTCGTCGACAATCGCAGATTCATGGATTTGATAGTTCATACACTTTCACTTGCGTTGAACACTTAAAACGTTAAAGGCATTTTTTCAGGAAGGGATGGCCCTCGCCCGGTGAAGGCTGTTCCGGCTGAGCGTTACGAATATGATGCACCGTTTCAATACAGTGGCGTGCATCTTCGATACCATAGCCACGACCTGCCAGTATTTCCTGATAACTGATTGTGTGCAGGTCGGTAAACCCGGCCGAAAACTCAATCTGCTCACCATCACAGCTGATACTTCGGAAAGTCGTCTGCTTGCCTTTCACTTCTTCCGGCAGGTCGTTGGCGTCAATTGACAGGAACCAGGGTACACGTGCTTTCTCATACTCTAGGTAGCCTGCCGCTTTGTAGTCGTTGGCAAAATGCAGCACGCTCTTTTCCAGCTTGCCGAATATAAAATGCAGCATATCGAAAAAGTGCACGCCAATATTGGTAGCCACACCGAATGACTTGCGCGGGTCGCCTTTCCAGCTTTCCATGTACCATTTGCCACGGGAGGTAATATAAGTGAGATCAACCTGATACTTGCTGCTGTGCTGCTCGCTGGCAACTTTCTCTTTCAGCTTGAGAATCGCGTCGTGGTGGCGCAACTGAAGAATATTGTAGACACGTTGCCCAGTTTCTTTCTCTACCAGCGCCAGCTCGTCAAGCATGTCGGGGCTCGGCACCAGTGGCTTTTCACAGATCACATCACACCCCAAGCGCAGGCCTGCTGCAATATGCGGATGGTGCAGGTAGTTGGGCGAGCAAACGGCCACGTAATTCAATGCTGTTTCAGGATTCCGTTTGAGCTGCCATGCGTACTCCTGAAAGCGCTCAAACTCGGTGAAGAACTCACTGGCAGGCGAAATGCTATCGATAATGCCGACCGAGTCGTTGATGTCGTAGCCAACGCTCAGGTGGTTACCGGTGTCTTTGATCGCTTTCATGTGACGCGGCGCGATATAGCCTGAGGCACCAATCAGTGCAAAGTTTTTCATGATTGTCTGTTCCTTGCTGTCAGGCCTTGATGATATGTGCTGCCGGTTCACGGTACTTGCCACGGCTGTCGATAATCACCTTTGCATGCTGTTTAATCAGGTCGTAGTCAAAGCGATCATGGTCTGTGGCCAGTAGCACCGCATCAAAACTGGCCAGATTTTCAGCTGTAAACGGCTCACTGGACAGGTCAAAGTGGTGCTCGCGCATTTTCGGGAATACCGGCACATGCGGATCGGTATAGGCCACAATGCCCCCCTTGGCTTCGATCAGTTCCATAATCTTAACTGACGGCGACTCACGCATGTCGTCGACATTTTTTTTGTAGGCGATACCCAGTACCAATACTTTACTGTTCTTCAGTGACTTGCCCGCATCGTTCAGGCCGTCCATCAACTTGCCAACCACGTACTCCGGCATGGCACGGTTAACCTCACCGGAAAGCTCGATGAAGCGGGTATGCAAACCGTATTCGCGCGCCTTCCAGGTCAGGTAGAAAGGATCGATCGGGATGCAGTGCCCCCCAAGACCTGGGCCAGGGTAGTAGGCTGTAAAGCCGAACGGTTTGGTTTTAGCTGCATCGACCACTTCAAAGATATCAATCCCCATGCGGTCGGCTACGATTTTCATTTCGTTGACCAGGCCGATGTTAACGGCACGATGAATGTTTTCGAGCAGTTTGGTCATTTCGGCTGCTTTTGTTGAGCTGACCGGCACAATGTGATCAATCGCCTGTTCGTACAGGGCTACGCCTACTTCCAAACACGCCCTGGTATGACCACCCACCACTTTAGGGATGGTGCGGGTTTCAAAGTCCGGGTTGCCTGGGTCCTCACGCTCCGGTGAGTACACCAGGAACAGGTCTTCCCCTACTTTAAGACCACCCTCTTCTGCACGCGGCAGCAGCTCTTCTTCGGTGGTGCCCGGGTAGGTCGTACTCTCCAGCGAAATCACGTGGCCGGTCCGCAGATGTGGCTTAAGTGCATTCATCGTGTTAATGACAAAGCTGATATCCGGTTCGCGGTATTTGTTCAGCGGTGTAGGCACACACATCACCAGCGCATCACACTCGGCGGCACGACTGAAATCGGTGGTCGCTTCAAAGCCTGATGCACGGGCACCGGCAATTTTCTCTGCAGGGATGTGTTCAATGTAGCTTTTACCCGTGTTCAGCTGGTTTACTTTTTCAGCATCAATGTCGATACCGATCACACGGTAGCCAACGCCACTGTACCGCAACATCAACGGCAGCCCGACATAGCCGAGACCTGCAATACCGATCACGGCTTCCTTGTTTTTGAATTTGGCGAGGGTGGCTTGAAGTGTCGACATCGGATTCTCTAAATCAGTTTTCTGAATGAAATATCGTGAAAGTAAAGCTTCGTTCACTCCACCACCCCTACCCGCTCCCAGTCATTATTCACTCGCGCCAGCAGTGCCCTGAGTGCGGGGCTGGAGTAGCGTACCGATTGATCCAGCCAGCGTTGGCGCACACTGATGTGCAGTACCGGTTCTACTTCGCGTATGACGCGGCGGTGCAGTACGCAGGATGTGGGTAACGCTATCGGATTCTGGCGATTGCCAGGTGCCATCGGCACAGATGATGATTTTTTTCATGCAAACTCCTTCCGTGGAGTGGTTTTTACTCTTAAATTCGGATCAGAATAGAATATATCCGTTGTTATCTGTGCGCGAGCCGAATAGTTTGACCTCAGCGTCTGCGCCGAAGATGGCGCTAACGGCGGATTTGATGGCATGTATGGCGTGTGGGGTCAGGCGCATGGGTCAGACTAGGCCACCTTTTTTGCGTGTGTGTACTCATACAACCTGGCTGGTGACAGTTCCAAGCCATTTGGCCAGCACAAGGCGCCGCAGTCGATAAACAGTCTCTGTGCGTAGGCTGTATCGCACAGTGGCTGCAGCAGCGGCCCTTCATGCTCCGACAGGTACTTCTGGAGATCGAAAACAGCCGTTGTGCCATCAGAGAACTCAAGTGTAATCGATGATTGACTTGTGTAATGGACATTGAGAATTTTAATCATGATCCGCACCTCTGATGCGTTCAAGAGGTTCAAAGTGCTGTGCCTTTTCCCAATTCAAGAGCAATTCCTGCTGATGGTTCATGCACCATTCCTTGACTATAGCAGCAACTTTGTTCGGTAACTTACCCTGCTGCACCTCACCCGTATGTATAGCGACCAGCGCCTCATAGCCTTGGTATTCAACATGAATATGAGGTGGTGGATGATCATCGTGCCACATTCGCACTACGATCCCGAAAAAGACTGAGAGTATCGGCATTCCGTTGCCTCCGTATCAAGTCCTGAATTCAGTACCCGAAACTGGGTCAGTAAAATTTACTGCTGGTAACGCTCAGCAAAATCACTGACACCCTTCAGGATGACCAACATCCGCTCACTGAGGCCGAAAGCTTTATTCAACAGGCTGGCCTGTATGTCGGAGTCTTCGGGATAATCATGCGCAAACTGGTTACGCATTTCTCGCAGTTGCAGCCATTCGTTGGCGGACTCTATGGCGCCGATTTTTTCGAGCCGATTCAGCTTGTCAATGAATGCACTTAGCTCGCCCTGCTCTTGGGTCAGATCCAGTACCGCAGGTAACAGTTTGGCGCCCATGGCATCCTGTAGCTTGGAGAAGCGCACGATAAACTGGTCAAAGATGGCCAGTTCCAATGGTGTCAGTTGTGCCAGCTTTGCCGGTGTCAGCAGGAAATGGGGCTTGAGCTCGGCCATGGCCCAATTCAAGCGCTCTGCATGGGTATTGCAGATGTCGAGTGCACCTTTATAGGCGATATCGGCTTTCACAAGGCGACTCCTGTTTCCTGTGCCACACGGTAGATCGGCAGGCTGGTACTGTGATGGCGGTTGATGACCAGGTCGATTTTCTGTTCACCCAAAAGTGTATGCAGTTCAGCCATGGCATTGAGCCTGGCATCGACCAGTTGGTCTACGTCAGTCAGTCCCGGCTCGATGTAGAGATCGATGTCACCACCGCGGGCGTTGTCATCCACACGCGACCCAAACAGCAGAATGCGGCTGCTCTGTCCAAAGTAACGGCGCAGGGTGGTGACGATGATCTGTTGCTGTTTTGGGGTCAGGCGCATAGGTGAGGGCTGCCAGCTTCAAACTCTACTGCATACATGTTTTTTTCACTTGCCAGCGTGTGTTTCTGCTGCAGGGGCATCATCTCCTTTGAAAACGATACGGCCGTTTTCATCGGTCACATAGTAGTGACCAAGCTTGCGTTTTTTCTCTAACTCTTCTTGTACGGCATGTGCCAAACTGGCCAACAGTGTGGATGACGAGCAGGGCTGTGGCTGCTGTGTTGTACTCATTGGGTGGACCTCTTGGTTAGTTGATCCAGCATATCAGGATTGTGTACTACTCTGGTTTCACCGAAGTTTTCAAATACCAATTCCGGCTTATCCCGGTGGTTCATCATGCAGACACAATGATCGGCTTTCTGGCTATATTCCTGAAGCAGGTGTTTCAGACTCTTGGGGAACCGACGCATCAGGTCTTCCCGTGGTATATCGTGACCACCATGCTTAACTCTTTCAGCAACACGCTGACGAGACAATTCAACACTGGGCAGAGCCAAATATACCAGCTCTACATGCCAGCCTTTTTGATGCCGATACTTTCAACATAGTTCCGGCCTGTTATAAGAAGCCCGCAGTACCACGTTGGATAGGCCCAGGTAGCCGGTGCCGGCGGTGGTGATGTTCAAGTTGGTCGGCATCAGTCAGTCCCGGCTCGATGTAGAGATCGATGTCACCACCGCGGGCGTTGTCATCCACACGCGATCCCAACAGTAGAATGCGGCTGTTCTGGCCAAAGTAACGGCACAGTGTGGTGACGATGATCTGGTGCTGTTTTGGGGTCAGGCGCATGGTTGTTTAAAATAGTTCGCTATGGATGCCAAGGCTACGACTTGGCCCTGGAGTAGACCTCCAGCCCTACTCGGTCTATGTGTGCCTTCAGTGACGGTTCTGCCAAGGTGTTGTAATCCAGCACATCGAACATGTAGGGCAACGGCAGCACTTCATTGAGCTGCTCAGCGAGGGTTGTGATGCTGTCATAGGTGACATCTGCGCCCTGCACGGCCAAGTCAACATCTGAACCTTTGCGATAATTGCCTTTTGCGCGAGAGCCAAACAATATCAGGTGCTCGATTTCTGGCTGACGTGCAGCTGCCTGGGTGATCATCTCAAAGTCGCGTGCCGTGAGGCCCGTTTGCTGCTCCAGGCTCATGAGTTGATCATACCTGCGAACCGATCACGCAATTGCACCAACAATGGGTAATAATCATCACGGATTTTCTGCTCGACGATGATGGCTGTTGCTTCGTTGTAGGTGTGCGTGGTCAGGTTGCGGTCTTCAAGCGCTTGCATCCAGCGGTGGCCATCTTCGATCAGTCCGTTCTGAAATGCCTGCTTAAGTGCTGAGCGCGGGCTGTTCACATCGAAGCCTTCTGCCTGTTGGTAGTCCTTCAGGAGCTTCCAGGCAAGTTCAAACGCCATCTCAAAAAACTGGATGATGCCAGCACGCTCAACAACGCTGGGCCGCTGAATGCGGATGGCCTGCTCCAGTAGGGTGAAGGCGTTACAGTAGTGCTGGTAACGCTGATGCCAGCGAATGTCTTGTTCAGTCATAGTGTAAATTCCGCATTGTTCATGCCTGCCAGTACCAACGCTTCTTTCAACGCCTGCTTCGCACCCTTGTCCCCGTGCACCAGCCGAATCTCCCGCGGTTTATGCTTGATGCCCTTCACAAAATTGACCAACCCCTGCTGATCGGCATGGGCAGAATAGCCGCCGATGGTTTCGACACGGGCGCGGATGGTGAAGCGCTCGTTGTCGAGTTCCACCCAGCCTCCTTGTGGGCCGTATTGCTGTATCACACGCCCCGGTGTGCCTTCAGCCTGGTAGCCCACAAACAATACATCGTGCCGTTCATCGCCCAACATCGCCTTGAGGTAGTTGACGATACGGCCAGCGTTGCACATTCCGCTGCCGGCAATAACGATGGCCGGGCGACCGGAACGAGACAGGTGGTGGACCATTTTCAAGTGTTCGTGGTGGCTGTCTACGGTCAGCAGTGTATCAAAGGCCAGTGGCTTGCGGCCCTGTTTCAGCCGAGCGTGAGCTTCATCATCCCAAAAGGGTTTCAATTCTCGATAGGCATCAGTGAATTTGGATGCCAATGGCGAGTCGAGGATGACCGGCAGTTCGTCATCACGCAACTCTTCCAGCTCGTATAACAGTTCCTGCGTACGGCCGATGCTGAAGGCCGGTACCAAAACGGTGCCGTTGTTGTGCAGTGCACGATAGATCGCGGCCTTGAGCCTGTGTTTACGTCTAGCGCGATTCTCGTGGTTGCGATCACCGTAGGTGCTTTCCATCACCAGAATGTCAGCACGATACGGCGGCCTGGGTGCTGGCAGCAATGGCGTGTGGCTAGCGCCCAGATCGCCGGAAAAGACGATGCGAGTGCCTGACTTGATACCAGGCTGGCTGATATTCACTTCCACATAGGCTGAGCCCAGGATATGGCCGGCGCGCTGCAGCCTGATCTGCACTGTGTGCTCAGGCGTATCGATCAGCGAGAACCACTGTTTGTAGGGAAGCGCCAGCGTACGCGATTCGATCTGCTTCAGGTAGCGCTTGACCAGCGAACGGTCGCGACTGATACCCAGTTTGAACGCATCCTCCAGTACCAGTGGCAGCAGTTTGGCTGAAGG
This DNA window, taken from Marinobacterium iners, encodes the following:
- a CDS encoding AAA family ATPase; this translates as MLNTVYIHHFRCLQNFKLSLKDQHSVLLLGRNGAGKSSFFDALEVLQQIGRGVTQLKDLIKVSDFAFGETYKPISLEINATLGNQVYEYVLEIELPENFSQPRVRQESFKVNGRTNYQRECGKTQLGRNAEFTLDWHHVGLPLISTRNDDEPIARFREWLANILVLSPVPSGFDAASKDETAYLSRNANNTLDWVRHQLAVYPALYTDIADFMQLRMPDFGSFKFVTTGRDEKELVFKFNDPAGKSVELNFQQLSDGEKIYFLTATVLAAITNEESVLCLWDEPDNYVSLPELSHFITACRKAFENSKVASQVIMSSHNARTINEFSEHNTFLVSRQSHLHPSRLEVVSEKEYLSATFIDAYENGELD
- a CDS encoding acyltransferase, which codes for MNYQIHESAIVDEGAQIGEGSRVWHFVHVCGGAKIGKGVSLGQNVFVGNKVTIGDHCKIQNNVSVYDNVHLEEGVFCGPSMVFTNVYNPRSLIERKSEYRDTRVKKGATLGANCTIVCGVTIGEFAFIGAGAVINKDVPAYALMVGVPAKQIGWMSEFGEQLDLPLTGQGQATCQHTGTIYTLDGTQVSTAVLESPQ
- a CDS encoding Gfo/Idh/MocA family oxidoreductase; the encoded protein is MKNFALIGASGYIAPRHMKAIKDTGNHLSVGYDINDSVGIIDSISPASEFFTEFERFQEYAWQLKRNPETALNYVAVCSPNYLHHPHIAAGLRLGCDVICEKPLVPSPDMLDELALVEKETGQRVYNILQLRHHDAILKLKEKVASEQHSSKYQVDLTYITSRGKWYMESWKGDPRKSFGVATNIGVHFFDMLHFIFGKLEKSVLHFANDYKAAGYLEYEKARVPWFLSIDANDLPEEVKGKQTTFRSISCDGEQIEFSAGFTDLHTISYQEILAGRGYGIEDARHCIETVHHIRNAQPEQPSPGEGHPFLKKCL
- the wbpA gene encoding UDP-N-acetyl-D-glucosamine 6-dehydrogenase; translated protein: MSTLQATLAKFKNKEAVIGIAGLGYVGLPLMLRYSGVGYRVIGIDIDAEKVNQLNTGKSYIEHIPAEKIAGARASGFEATTDFSRAAECDALVMCVPTPLNKYREPDISFVINTMNALKPHLRTGHVISLESTTYPGTTEEELLPRAEEGGLKVGEDLFLVYSPEREDPGNPDFETRTIPKVVGGHTRACLEVGVALYEQAIDHIVPVSSTKAAEMTKLLENIHRAVNIGLVNEMKIVADRMGIDIFEVVDAAKTKPFGFTAYYPGPGLGGHCIPIDPFYLTWKAREYGLHTRFIELSGEVNRAMPEYVVGKLMDGLNDAGKSLKNSKVLVLGIAYKKNVDDMRESPSVKIMELIEAKGGIVAYTDPHVPVFPKMREHHFDLSSEPFTAENLASFDAVLLATDHDRFDYDLIKQHAKVIIDSRGKYREPAAHIIKA
- a CDS encoding DUF2442 domain-containing protein, whose product is MIKILNVHYTSQSSITLEFSDGTTAVFDLQKYLSEHEGPLLQPLCDTAYAQRLFIDCGALCWPNGLELSPARLYEYTHAKKVA
- a CDS encoding DUF4160 domain-containing protein, whose protein sequence is MPILSVFFGIVVRMWHDDHPPPHIHVEYQGYEALVAIHTGEVQQGKLPNKVAAIVKEWCMNHQQELLLNWEKAQHFEPLERIRGADHD
- a CDS encoding nucleotidyltransferase domain-containing protein, with amino-acid sequence MRLTPKQQQIIVTTLRRYFGQSSRILLFGSRVDDNARGGDIDLYIEPGLTDVDQLVDARLNAMAELHTLLGEQKIDLVINRHHSTSLPIYRVAQETGVAL
- a CDS encoding nucleotidyltransferase domain-containing protein gives rise to the protein MSLEQQTGLTARDFEMITQAAARQPEIEHLILFGSRAKGNYRKGSDVDLAVQGADVTYDSITTLAEQLNEVLPLPYMFDVLDYNTLAEPSLKAHIDRVGLEVYSRAKS
- a CDS encoding nucleotidyltransferase substrate binding protein encodes the protein MTEQDIRWHQRYQHYCNAFTLLEQAIRIQRPSVVERAGIIQFFEMAFELAWKLLKDYQQAEGFDVNSPRSALKQAFQNGLIEDGHRWMQALEDRNLTTHTYNEATAIIVEQKIRDDYYPLLVQLRDRFAGMINS
- a CDS encoding MBL fold metallo-hydrolase RNA specificity domain-containing protein, translating into MRIDHHGARDGVTGSCHQLYIDQNNSLLIDCGLFQGGEAGNGNSGDRHRIDFDISSVRALIATHVHIDHVGRIPWLLAAGFNEPIICSQPSAKLLPLVLEDAFKLGISRDRSLVKRYLKQIESRTLALPYKQWFSLIDTPEHTVQIRLQRAGHILGSAYVEVNISQPGIKSGTRIVFSGDLGASHTPLLPAPRPPYRADILVMESTYGDRNHENRARRKHRLKAAIYRALHNNGTVLVPAFSIGRTQELLYELEELRDDELPVILDSPLASKFTDAYRELKPFWDDEAHARLKQGRKPLAFDTLLTVDSHHEHLKMVHHLSRSGRPAIVIAGSGMCNAGRIVNYLKAMLGDERHDVLFVGYQAEGTPGRVIQQYGPQGGWVELDNERFTIRARVETIGGYSAHADQQGLVNFVKGIKHKPREIRLVHGDKGAKQALKEALVLAGMNNAEFTL